A genomic stretch from Glaciecola nitratireducens FR1064 includes:
- a CDS encoding class I SAM-dependent DNA methyltransferase, with translation MSKDHFSIKAKQYDDSPKRVQNVTNIANTIKHAIDFSSDMRVMDFGSGTGLLLERIAPMVKEITAIDISESMMKQLIAKQDTLACKLQTLKLDLESNDIDQKFNGIISSMTMHHIKDVAAMFIKFFALLSPRGFIAIADIDTEDGSFHDEDTGVHHHGFDRDWIMQQAEIAGFENLKIETASEMSKPQGDYSVFLLTGFRAK, from the coding sequence ATGTCAAAAGACCACTTTTCCATCAAAGCAAAGCAATATGACGACAGCCCTAAGCGAGTGCAAAATGTCACGAATATTGCCAATACAATAAAGCATGCAATAGATTTTTCATCCGATATGCGAGTGATGGATTTTGGCTCAGGGACAGGCCTTTTATTAGAGCGTATTGCACCGATGGTCAAGGAAATCACGGCGATCGATATATCAGAATCCATGATGAAACAGCTTATCGCTAAACAAGATACGCTAGCGTGTAAGCTTCAAACACTTAAATTAGACCTTGAAAGCAATGATATCGACCAGAAGTTTAACGGTATTATCTCTTCTATGACAATGCACCATATTAAAGACGTAGCCGCCATGTTCATAAAGTTTTTTGCTCTATTGTCACCAAGAGGCTTTATCGCTATTGCCGATATAGACACCGAAGATGGTAGCTTTCATGATGAAGATACGGGTGTTCATCATCATGGATTCGACCGAGATTGGATCATGCAGCAGGCAGAAATTGCAGGCTTCGAAAATTTAAAAATTGAAACGGCTAGCGAAATGAGCAAACCTCAAGGTGACTATTCAGTATTCCTCTTAACCGGATTTCGAGCTAAGTAA
- a CDS encoding ABC transporter ATP-binding protein: protein MSALISASGLSKKFGDKLALSNVSFAIDKGAPVALVGPNGAGKTTLFSLMCGYIFPSAGELQILGNKPGSRQLFGQLSALPQDAQLDPRFNIIHQLTFYGQLQGLSKSRATKESERVLELVGLSDVLRQKPMNLSHGMRKRATIAQALLGDPKIVMLDEATAGLDPIHAREVRELVSALSSETTFILSSHDLSELERLCGQVLHLDQGILTEHSAQSRLSDSSHFFTLQLSQSYPGVEQVLQQLQHVHRVYKSQSKEYVVEYQKSDSAVDIALLECCHQQGWQYRKLINGHTLENQIFHKN from the coding sequence ATGAGCGCATTGATAAGTGCTTCTGGCTTAAGTAAAAAATTTGGCGATAAATTAGCGCTTAGTAACGTCAGCTTTGCAATAGATAAAGGTGCGCCAGTTGCTTTGGTGGGCCCAAATGGCGCAGGCAAAACAACGTTGTTTAGCCTAATGTGTGGCTATATTTTCCCAAGTGCGGGAGAACTGCAAATTTTAGGAAATAAGCCGGGAAGTCGTCAACTATTCGGTCAACTTTCGGCACTGCCGCAAGATGCGCAATTGGATCCTCGCTTTAACATCATCCATCAGTTGACTTTTTACGGCCAATTACAAGGTTTGAGTAAATCAAGAGCCACGAAAGAAAGTGAAAGGGTGCTAGAGCTAGTGGGTTTAAGTGATGTGTTGAGGCAAAAGCCAATGAACTTATCACACGGTATGCGTAAACGGGCTACTATCGCACAAGCTCTCTTAGGCGACCCCAAAATTGTGATGCTCGACGAGGCAACAGCTGGACTCGACCCAATACATGCTCGAGAAGTGAGGGAGCTGGTTAGCGCATTGAGTAGCGAAACTACGTTTATACTTAGTTCACACGATTTGAGTGAGCTAGAAAGGCTATGTGGTCAAGTGCTGCATTTAGATCAGGGGATACTAACTGAGCATAGTGCACAATCTCGTCTATCCGATAGTAGTCACTTTTTCACCCTGCAGCTTAGTCAAAGCTACCCCGGCGTTGAGCAAGTACTTCAACAGTTGCAACACGTCCATCGGGTATACAAGAGCCAATCGAAAGAATACGTGGTTGAATACCAAAAGTCAGACTCAGCCGTTGATATTGCTTTATTAGAGTGTTGTCACCAACAAGGTTGGCAATATAGAAAGCTTATTAATGGCCACACTCTAGAGAATCAAATATTCCATAAAAATTAG
- a CDS encoding ABC transporter permease subunit, with translation MHPKRLVGIAGFELVRLFLTKRGLLSVGAFLICWLLILRYPIAESGTLLSSTEFAGFFDSVFGAIGLSKLLTWAESELAVYWLIALYSFPSFCLFLSSDQTVGDKQRGTLRFLTLRATRSEILFGRFLGQVLITATLISVTLAATLAVLSFREPTLFVAAFSRSVLLFAYLLISVMPFIALMSFFNTFASTARSAIVFAVLFFTGGGILVGLLTWQLPALELLNLVFPGYQLDQMAGQNADTLLSIGLPLGQTFVLLLLAQRVFARSSI, from the coding sequence TTGCACCCTAAAAGACTAGTAGGCATCGCAGGATTTGAATTGGTGAGACTGTTTTTAACCAAGCGCGGCTTACTTTCAGTGGGTGCTTTTCTGATTTGCTGGCTGTTGATTTTGCGCTATCCAATAGCGGAATCGGGAACCCTGCTTAGTTCGACTGAATTTGCAGGGTTTTTTGATAGTGTGTTTGGCGCTATTGGTTTAAGCAAATTATTGACTTGGGCTGAATCGGAACTCGCCGTCTACTGGTTAATTGCGCTCTATAGCTTTCCCAGTTTTTGTTTGTTTCTAAGCAGCGATCAAACTGTGGGTGATAAGCAACGTGGCACACTTCGATTTTTAACTCTGCGCGCAACCAGAAGCGAAATTTTGTTTGGTCGCTTTCTAGGACAGGTATTGATAACAGCGACATTAATATCGGTCACGTTGGCTGCAACGTTGGCGGTATTGAGCTTTCGCGAACCAACCTTGTTTGTAGCTGCGTTTTCTCGCAGCGTTTTACTCTTCGCTTATCTGCTAATTTCTGTAATGCCTTTTATCGCTTTAATGAGCTTTTTTAACACATTCGCCAGCACTGCACGTTCAGCGATCGTTTTTGCAGTGCTATTTTTTACTGGTGGCGGCATTCTTGTGGGCTTACTCACTTGGCAACTACCTGCATTAGAGTTATTGAACCTTGTTTTCCCTGGCTATCAACTTGATCAAATGGCGGGGCAAAATGCAGACACTTTGCTGAGTATTGGCTTACCTCTAGGTCAGACTTTTGTACTGCTGCTATTGGCTCAGCGAGTATTTGCTAGGAGTTCTATATGA
- the pckA gene encoding phosphoenolpyruvate carboxykinase (ATP) — translation MSLIDSLKDYNINTDSEILHNPDYDTLFKETTKSDLSGFEKGYITESGAVCVKTGKFTGRSPKDKYIVKDSVTEDTLWWSDQGKNDNKAIDQGTWEQLKALVTTQLSGKRLFVVDAFCGANADTRMSVRFITEVAWQAHFVTNMFITPSAEELAAFKPDFIVMNGAKTTNPNWQEQGLNSENFVAFNLTERIQLIGGTWYGGEMKKGMFAIMNYYLPLQGIASMHCSANVGKDGDVAIFFGLSGTGKTTLSTDPKRQLIGDDEHGWDDNGVFNLEGGCYAKTISLSQENEPDIHAAIRRDALLENVTHDADGIIDYHDNSITENTRVSYPINHIANIVKPISKAGHASKVIFLTADAFGVLPAVAKLTPEQAQYYLLSGFTAKLAGTERGITEPTPTFSSCFGAAFLTLHPTQYANVLERRMQAANAQAYLVNTGWNGSGKRISIKATRAIIDAILDGSLDDEESHLLPIFNLSIPKQLADIDASILDPRGTYAEAQHWYEKAEDLAGLFVDNFEKFTDTAHGRSLVEAGPKLSVPQ, via the coding sequence GTGAGCTTGATCGATTCATTGAAAGATTACAATATTAATACCGATTCTGAAATTCTTCACAATCCCGACTACGATACTTTATTCAAAGAAACGACAAAATCAGATTTGTCTGGTTTTGAAAAAGGGTATATCACGGAGTCAGGCGCGGTATGTGTTAAGACTGGGAAATTCACAGGGCGCTCTCCTAAAGATAAATATATCGTCAAAGACAGCGTAACCGAGGATACTTTATGGTGGTCGGATCAAGGCAAAAACGACAATAAGGCGATTGATCAAGGAACTTGGGAACAGCTTAAAGCGTTAGTTACAACCCAGCTTAGCGGCAAACGACTGTTTGTAGTTGATGCCTTTTGTGGTGCAAATGCTGATACAAGAATGTCGGTTCGCTTTATTACCGAGGTTGCTTGGCAAGCACATTTCGTGACCAACATGTTTATCACACCGAGCGCTGAAGAATTAGCCGCGTTCAAACCAGACTTCATCGTGATGAACGGTGCGAAAACTACCAACCCAAATTGGCAAGAGCAAGGGCTTAATTCTGAAAATTTCGTTGCGTTTAACTTGACCGAGCGTATCCAGCTAATTGGTGGAACTTGGTATGGTGGCGAAATGAAAAAAGGCATGTTTGCCATCATGAACTACTATTTGCCACTACAAGGCATTGCGTCAATGCACTGCAGTGCTAACGTAGGTAAAGACGGCGACGTAGCTATCTTCTTTGGTCTGTCTGGAACCGGTAAAACTACGCTTTCAACGGATCCTAAAAGACAGCTTATTGGCGACGACGAACACGGTTGGGATGATAATGGGGTGTTCAATTTAGAAGGCGGGTGTTATGCCAAGACCATTAGTCTTAGCCAAGAAAATGAACCTGATATCCATGCTGCCATTAGGCGCGATGCACTGCTTGAAAACGTAACACATGACGCTGATGGAATAATTGACTATCATGATAATTCGATCACTGAAAACACCCGTGTTTCGTATCCAATCAATCATATCGCAAATATTGTAAAGCCTATTTCTAAAGCAGGTCATGCATCAAAAGTGATATTTTTAACCGCAGATGCTTTTGGTGTGCTACCAGCGGTAGCAAAACTTACGCCTGAACAAGCACAGTATTACCTACTGTCGGGTTTCACTGCTAAGTTAGCGGGCACAGAACGAGGTATAACAGAGCCAACACCTACGTTTTCTAGCTGTTTTGGAGCTGCGTTTTTAACCTTGCATCCAACTCAATATGCGAACGTGTTAGAAAGACGTATGCAGGCTGCCAACGCTCAAGCCTACCTGGTCAATACAGGGTGGAATGGAAGCGGTAAACGAATCTCTATAAAAGCGACTCGTGCAATTATCGATGCTATTTTAGATGGAAGTTTAGATGACGAAGAATCGCATCTACTGCCTATTTTTAATCTGAGTATTCCAAAACAATTGGCGGATATTGATGCTAGTATCCTAGATCCAAGAGGTACTTATGCCGAAGCACAACATTGGTATGAGAAAGCGGAAGATCTAGCCGGTCTATTTGTTGATAATTTCGAGAAATTTACAGATACTGCGCACGGCAGAAGCTTAGTTGAAGCAGGTCCTAAATTGAGCGTGCCGCAATAA
- a CDS encoding GGDEF domain-containing protein, with the protein MLSRIKTAFAADAEMKQDPSLHRRLIMTAAILIVTTLTFASFAFINFEPNSYLLSIVNLIISISTALALYSLIVKKSFYFASYFVTALLFTFLVIFSYFAGNESFGLIWTVCYPLFVIPILGLRKGMIMVVLFYSVIIPMAYLGIGEWDYGFWDIKGFVRFTIATLAVVYTTCFFEVSANSAYKTIQEIREKEKVHLIALEKLSVTDQLTGLSNRRYFDDHLAIERKRAKRHNKTLSLIMIDIDHFKNVNDAHGHQVGDSVLREFARLLQDNVRDTDIISRWGGEEFIVLLPSTSSESAISVAKKIQSAVNSHCFSGAGKLTASFGVSNVDPNSNSNRESVNKADQALYQAKNQGRNSVVVYENMQMTDADLQKAD; encoded by the coding sequence ATGCTATCAAGAATAAAAACCGCTTTTGCTGCAGATGCAGAGATGAAACAAGATCCGTCTTTGCACAGACGCCTAATTATGACGGCTGCCATACTTATCGTTACTACCTTAACGTTTGCCTCATTTGCCTTCATTAACTTTGAACCTAATAGCTATCTTCTATCAATAGTAAATTTGATTATCTCAATTTCTACAGCGCTGGCTCTTTATTCACTTATTGTTAAGAAAAGTTTTTATTTTGCTTCTTATTTTGTCACTGCTCTATTATTCACTTTTTTAGTCATTTTTTCGTACTTTGCTGGAAATGAAAGTTTTGGACTTATTTGGACTGTTTGTTATCCATTATTTGTTATTCCTATACTAGGCTTACGTAAAGGGATGATAATGGTTGTCCTTTTTTATTCCGTCATTATACCGATGGCTTACCTAGGAATAGGTGAATGGGACTATGGCTTTTGGGATATAAAAGGATTTGTTAGATTTACTATCGCCACTTTAGCTGTCGTGTACACTACCTGCTTTTTTGAAGTATCAGCAAACTCTGCTTACAAAACTATTCAAGAAATAAGAGAAAAAGAAAAGGTTCATCTCATCGCATTAGAAAAACTCTCAGTTACTGATCAACTTACTGGTTTGAGTAATCGACGATATTTTGATGATCACTTAGCAATCGAACGAAAAAGGGCTAAACGACACAACAAGACATTGAGCTTAATCATGATTGATATCGATCATTTTAAAAACGTTAACGATGCGCATGGCCACCAAGTAGGTGATTCTGTCCTTAGAGAGTTTGCACGTTTATTACAAGACAATGTCAGGGACACAGACATTATTTCTCGCTGGGGAGGAGAAGAGTTTATTGTTTTACTACCCTCCACATCTTCAGAAAGCGCTATTTCGGTGGCCAAAAAAATACAGTCGGCTGTTAATTCACATTGTTTTTCTGGTGCAGGTAAGCTTACTGCCAGCTTTGGTGTGTCTAATGTCGATCCTAATTCAAACTCGAATAGGGAATCGGTAAATAAGGCTGATCAAGCACTTTACCAAGCAAAAAATCAAGGCCGAAATAGTGTTGTCGTGTATGAAAATATGCAGATGACTGATGCAGATTTGCAAAAAGCTGACTAG
- a CDS encoding putative bifunctional diguanylate cyclase/phosphodiesterase, with protein sequence MRIIDYVGKSLALTQAIVALVLSIVIGLSVSGVSLSIQISEQREEALSLAQEILTAAEGGAANAAWTLDPVLAQQVVGSMTALGMVQDAVLYGEAENILAESHKSIAESTPTMDWVIANFIGEDIGGERDLFVEVNSTKRKIGVLSIRLNLLPIAHEFLTFAASVIIASLLQALMIALILLWLSSNLLTSPLRRITESISKIDPEDPDELALSNLTINRKNEMGQLLTHIKQMLKGLIAAQLQLRHLATRDPLTDRLNRTLIADRLSQAIVTAKRTNTKVAVLFVDMDRFKNINDSLGHDVGDILLIEVANRLTNVLRGNDSIGRLGGDEFLVVIEGMTEINELVHTVQRVDNALTQPYFLQGREIRTSGSIGISIYPDNGQDTSRLMRCADLAMYEAKSSGTHWHFYAKEMGEKVETRLKIEQALNYAVERNEFHLNFQPKLSSQNGQLVGCEALIRWNNNPEPISVEGFIKIAEESGSIIAIGDWVLETACRQIKSWEPEYGGIPIAVNVSARQLQEETYVDRVLSIIKKYDVNPKLLELEITETVLMKEFDESFFALKQLRKHGITVSIDDFGTGYCSLSYLSRLPVDTLKIDRSFISGDQPSIAVLEMIVAMAKALGLKTVAEGVETQEQKDWLIREGCDFLQGYLISKPITSEELESRFLYEFKK encoded by the coding sequence ATGAGAATCATTGATTACGTAGGCAAGTCGTTAGCGCTAACTCAAGCCATCGTGGCTTTAGTGCTTAGCATTGTAATTGGGCTCTCAGTAAGTGGGGTTTCACTCAGTATTCAAATTTCTGAACAGCGTGAGGAAGCACTCAGTTTGGCGCAAGAAATTCTTACCGCAGCGGAAGGTGGAGCTGCTAACGCAGCTTGGACTCTCGATCCTGTTTTAGCCCAACAAGTTGTCGGCAGCATGACTGCGTTAGGCATGGTTCAAGATGCTGTGCTCTATGGTGAAGCTGAAAATATTCTCGCTGAATCACATAAGTCTATTGCAGAAAGCACACCTACTATGGACTGGGTTATTGCTAATTTCATTGGTGAGGATATTGGAGGTGAAAGAGACTTATTTGTCGAAGTGAATAGCACGAAGCGCAAGATCGGCGTGCTTTCAATAAGGCTAAATTTGCTCCCTATTGCTCATGAGTTTTTGACGTTTGCGGCTAGTGTTATTATAGCTAGCTTATTGCAGGCACTGATGATTGCTTTAATACTGTTATGGCTATCTTCTAATTTGTTAACCTCACCTTTGCGTCGTATTACTGAATCGATATCGAAAATTGATCCAGAAGATCCCGACGAACTTGCTCTATCGAACTTAACGATTAATCGAAAAAATGAAATGGGCCAGTTGCTAACTCACATCAAACAAATGCTAAAGGGGCTCATTGCTGCACAACTCCAACTCCGCCACTTGGCTACTAGAGATCCTCTAACAGACAGGCTTAACAGAACGTTAATAGCAGATAGACTATCGCAAGCAATTGTTACTGCGAAACGCACGAACACAAAAGTTGCTGTGCTGTTTGTTGACATGGATCGCTTTAAGAATATTAATGATTCTTTAGGGCACGATGTTGGGGATATTCTGCTTATTGAAGTGGCCAACAGGCTAACTAATGTGCTCCGAGGTAATGATTCAATAGGGCGCTTAGGTGGTGACGAGTTTCTTGTTGTCATTGAAGGAATGACTGAAATTAATGAATTAGTGCATACCGTGCAACGAGTTGATAATGCATTAACGCAGCCCTATTTCTTACAGGGGCGTGAAATTCGTACTTCGGGAAGTATTGGTATTTCGATTTATCCTGATAATGGCCAAGATACAAGTAGATTAATGCGTTGTGCAGATTTGGCGATGTATGAAGCAAAAAGTAGTGGAACACATTGGCACTTTTATGCCAAAGAAATGGGCGAGAAAGTCGAAACGCGCTTAAAAATAGAGCAAGCTTTAAATTATGCTGTTGAGCGCAACGAATTTCACCTAAATTTTCAACCAAAACTGAGCTCTCAAAACGGGCAGTTGGTCGGTTGCGAAGCGCTAATACGCTGGAATAATAATCCAGAGCCTATTTCTGTAGAAGGCTTTATTAAAATCGCCGAAGAAAGCGGCTCAATTATTGCCATTGGTGATTGGGTTCTTGAGACAGCGTGCCGGCAAATCAAAAGCTGGGAACCTGAGTACGGCGGCATACCTATTGCTGTGAACGTTTCTGCTCGACAGCTGCAAGAAGAGACTTACGTGGATAGAGTGTTATCTATTATCAAAAAGTACGATGTTAACCCAAAATTACTTGAACTAGAGATTACCGAGACGGTATTGATGAAGGAGTTTGACGAAAGCTTTTTTGCCTTAAAACAACTGCGAAAGCATGGGATAACTGTCTCGATTGATGATTTTGGAACCGGCTATTGTTCGCTTTCCTATCTTTCTCGCCTGCCGGTTGATACGCTGAAAATTGATCGTTCTTTCATCTCTGGCGATCAGCCTTCTATCGCTGTTCTTGAAATGATCGTTGCTATGGCAAAAGCTCTCGGGCTTAAAACAGTTGCTGAAGGGGTTGAAACACAGGAGCAAAAAGATTGGTTGATTAGGGAAGGCTGTGATTTTTTGCAAGGTTATTTAATTAGCAAGCCGATTACTAGCGAAGAACTCGAGAGCCGATTTTTGTATGAATTTAAAAAATAG
- a CDS encoding transporter substrate-binding domain-containing protein, with protein MMSKSALLVAISLMAFNPAFSQSKEIVASFGSTLPPYVMEDGPSGILIDLLKDCLEPSGYKVKPKLHPYARRLVEFETDSVDVVTDVNEKVINDKKLEGYYTGYVYAYENFLFSLADRKFEVKTIEELSEYSLLSWQGAIAHIGGEYADMAKQNKNYSETYNQKNQLRMLFSRRVDFVQMDGNIYEYYRQQMLKESGLDVTVPVNILPLFGKSPNGFMFKTEAVRDACVANLESVKKNKKYKNVLYFDAE; from the coding sequence ATGATGAGCAAATCAGCTTTACTCGTAGCTATATCACTAATGGCATTCAACCCTGCCTTTAGCCAGTCTAAAGAAATAGTCGCATCTTTTGGAAGTACGTTGCCCCCTTATGTTATGGAAGATGGCCCTAGCGGAATATTGATCGATTTATTAAAAGACTGCTTAGAACCTTCAGGCTATAAAGTGAAGCCTAAGTTGCATCCTTATGCGAGACGTCTTGTTGAATTTGAAACTGATTCAGTTGATGTGGTCACCGACGTTAATGAAAAGGTTATCAACGACAAGAAGCTTGAGGGCTACTACACCGGGTATGTGTACGCCTATGAAAACTTTCTTTTCTCACTTGCTGATAGGAAGTTTGAAGTAAAGACGATTGAAGAGCTATCTGAATATTCTTTGCTTTCATGGCAGGGAGCAATTGCGCACATTGGCGGCGAGTATGCCGACATGGCAAAGCAGAATAAAAATTACAGCGAAACATATAATCAAAAAAATCAGTTGAGAATGCTATTCAGCAGACGAGTAGATTTTGTTCAAATGGACGGTAATATTTACGAGTATTATCGACAACAGATGCTAAAAGAAAGTGGACTTGATGTAACGGTTCCGGTGAATATATTACCTCTATTTGGAAAAAGTCCTAACGGTTTTATGTTCAAAACCGAGGCAGTAAGAGATGCTTGTGTTGCCAATTTAGAGAGTGTGAAAAAGAATAAAAAGTATAAAAATGTGTTGTATTTCGATGCCGAATGA
- the upp gene encoding uracil phosphoribosyltransferase, with product MSVYEIKHPLIQHKLGLMRAYGISSKDFRELASEVANLLTYEATRDLAVEGITIKGWAGDVIPVSQIKGKKITVVPILRAGLGMLDGVLRLVPNAKISVVGLYRNEETLQPVAYFDKVVSDIDSRIGLIVDPMLATGGTLIATIDLLKAKGCEHILGLFLVAAPEGIQAVQAAHPDVDIYVAAIDERLNEQGYILPGLGDAGDKIFGTR from the coding sequence ATGTCAGTTTACGAAATTAAACACCCGCTCATACAACACAAACTTGGCTTAATGCGCGCCTATGGCATAAGTAGTAAAGATTTTCGTGAGTTGGCGAGTGAAGTGGCTAATTTATTAACTTATGAAGCAACTAGAGATCTTGCAGTAGAAGGTATTACGATTAAAGGATGGGCGGGAGATGTCATCCCTGTCAGTCAGATCAAGGGTAAAAAGATAACGGTGGTGCCTATATTACGGGCAGGTTTAGGCATGTTGGACGGCGTGCTGCGCTTAGTGCCTAATGCAAAAATTAGCGTGGTAGGGCTCTATCGAAATGAAGAAACGCTGCAGCCTGTAGCTTATTTCGACAAGGTGGTGAGCGACATTGACTCACGTATTGGTCTTATTGTTGACCCCATGCTCGCTACTGGTGGTACCCTGATCGCCACTATTGACTTACTCAAAGCGAAAGGCTGTGAGCATATTCTTGGTTTGTTTTTAGTTGCCGCACCCGAAGGCATCCAAGCAGTACAAGCGGCTCATCCCGACGTGGATATTTATGTTGCGGCTATAGATGAACGCTTAAATGAGCAGGGCTATATTCTTCCTGGCCTTGGTGATGCGGGTGATAAAATTTTTGGAACGCGTTAG
- a CDS encoding response regulator: MTDDKLTKGFKKESSALKEDKPLLVEKSLQVSSLAGHILLAVNSTLNQDLITNALEKTKATVDLAENGQKALQKAISGQFDLILMDIQLPVMDGKETMACLQQLGIDIPAYALTANNTGSDIEEYVALGFSGTLSTPINLSQLYQVIAQHLREAIKENDPQESTLSRFIATTPKLKTLFFTELYKQHVAIADSIESLNYNNLIEVIHVIKGTAGSVGYADLTKMAEHCLTLLRQDQLEQGVQHCIQLNNEIASLISENDMRELE; this comes from the coding sequence ATGACTGATGATAAACTAACAAAAGGTTTCAAAAAGGAAAGTTCAGCTCTAAAGGAAGATAAGCCACTTTTAGTGGAAAAGTCTTTGCAAGTATCAAGCTTAGCAGGGCATATCCTATTGGCTGTAAACTCAACACTAAATCAAGATTTGATTACTAACGCTCTTGAAAAAACTAAGGCCACTGTCGATTTAGCAGAAAATGGCCAAAAGGCGCTGCAAAAAGCGATATCTGGTCAATTTGATTTGATTCTAATGGACATTCAATTGCCCGTTATGGATGGCAAAGAGACCATGGCATGCTTGCAACAACTGGGCATTGATATACCAGCTTATGCCCTAACTGCAAATAACACCGGCTCTGATATCGAAGAATACGTTGCTCTTGGCTTCAGCGGTACTTTATCTACTCCCATTAATCTGAGTCAACTCTATCAGGTAATAGCCCAACACCTGAGGGAAGCTATTAAGGAAAATGATCCTCAAGAATCAACACTGTCTCGTTTTATAGCGACAACGCCAAAATTAAAAACACTATTTTTTACTGAATTATATAAACAACACGTTGCGATTGCCGATAGTATAGAGAGCTTAAACTATAATAATCTGATAGAAGTTATACATGTGATAAAGGGTACTGCAGGTAGCGTAGGTTACGCTGATTTAACTAAAATGGCGGAGCATTGTTTAACACTATTACGGCAGGATCAGCTTGAGCAGGGCGTGCAACATTGCATTCAACTAAATAATGAAATTGCTTCTCTCATAAGTGAGAATGACATGAGAGAACTAGAATGA
- a CDS encoding response regulator — MSININILLIDDVEYSREILRAALSNCINAQSRSIKAAFYHSSTGQSIIQQIELQKIDLVYLDINLPEISGIDVLKNIRVVFPNLMVIMVSGENSSENVKNAIASGANGFIVKPFTSQRVTDSLNNYLKKQKKA, encoded by the coding sequence ATGAGCATAAACATTAATATTTTATTAATAGATGATGTGGAATACAGCAGAGAGATCCTCAGGGCTGCATTGTCGAACTGTATTAATGCCCAAAGTCGGTCGATAAAAGCGGCTTTTTATCACTCATCTACTGGTCAATCAATCATCCAACAAATCGAGTTACAAAAAATCGATCTGGTGTACTTGGACATCAACTTACCTGAGATTAGCGGCATTGATGTGCTTAAGAATATACGTGTAGTGTTTCCAAACTTAATGGTAATAATGGTGTCAGGTGAGAACTCATCTGAAAATGTTAAAAACGCAATTGCTAGCGGTGCAAACGGATTTATTGTAAAACCCTTTACTTCACAGCGGGTTACCGATTCCCTTAATAATTACTTAAAAAAACAGAAAAAAGCGTAA